From Corvus cornix cornix isolate S_Up_H32 chromosome 1A, ASM73873v5, whole genome shotgun sequence, a single genomic window includes:
- the NDUFA9 gene encoding NADH dehydrogenase [ubiquinone] 1 alpha subcomplex subunit 9, mitochondrial: MAAATRWARGLRLPRAGHGISVLTAAPSVLQQHRQVHHAVIPHGRSGRSSVSGIVATVFGATGFLGRYVVNRLGRIGSQVIIPYRCDQYDLMYLRPMGDLGQLLFMEWDCRDKDSIRRAVEHSNVVINLIGKEWETKNFKFEDEFVTIPQSIAQISREAGVEKFIHISHLNAHMRSPSKYLRNKAVGEEVVREEFPDAVILKPSEMFGREDRFLNHYANMRWFGGVPLIALGKKTVKQPVYVVDVAKAIINAIKNPDSKGKTYALAGPHRYLLYDMVEYIYAVSYHPFIPYPLPRPLYRFIARFFEMNPFEPWLTRDKVDRFHTTDMTFPDLPGFEELGIEPTPLEQKAIEVLRRHRRFRWLDAELEEAKPKTHPV, encoded by the exons ATGGCGGCGGCGACGCGCTGGGCCCGCGGGCTGCGGCTGCCAAGGGCAG GCCATGGAATTTCTGTCCTGACTGCAGCACCGTCAGTGTTGCAGCAGCACCGGCAAGTCCATCACGCCGTGATCCCTCATGGGAGAAGTGGAAGATCCTCTGTCAGTGGCATTGTGGCCACTGTCTTTGGAGCCACAGGTTTCCTGGGACGATATGTTGTCAACCGCTTAG GTCGCATTGGCTCTCAGGTCATCATCCCCTACCGCTGTGATCAGTATGACCTGATGTATCTGCGGCCCATGGGTGACCTGGGACAGCTTCTCTTCATG GAGTGGGACTGTAGGGACAAAGACTCCATCCGAAGAGCCGTGGAACACAGCAATGTGGTCATTAATCTTATTGGAAAGGAATGggaaacaaa AAACTTCAAATTTGAAGATGAATTTGTAACTATTCCTCAAAGTATTGCACAGATAAGTAGGGAAGCCGGTGTGGAAAAATTCATTCATATCTCTCACCTGAATGCTCACATGAGGAGTCCTTCCAAATACCTCAGGAACAAA GCTGTTGGAGAGGAGGTAGTGAGGGAAGAATTTCCAGATGCAGTAATTTTGAAGCCCTCTGAGATGTTTGGGAGAGAGGACCGATTTCTCAATCATTATGCAA acaTGCGCTGGTTTGGTGGTGTGCCTCTTATTGCTCTGGGCAAAAAAACAGTCAAGCAACCAGTCTAT GTGGTTGATGTAGCAAAGGCAATTATTAATGCAATTAAGAATCCTGATTCAAAAGGCAAAACATATGCCTTGGCTGG CCCTCACCGGTACCTCCTGTATGACATGGTTGAGTACATCTACGCTGTTTCCTACCACCCCTTCATTCCTTACCCGCTGCCACGACCTCTCTACCG GTTCATTGCAAGATTCTTTGAGATGAATCCATTTGAGCCATGGTTGACACGGGACAAGGTGGATCGG TTTCACACTACAGACATGACATTTCCTGACCTTCCTGGTTTTGAAGAGCTGGGGATTGAACCAACCCCCCTGGAACAAAAAGCCATCGAAGTTCTGCGCCGTCACCGCAGGTTCCGCTGGTTGGATGCTGAGCTGGAGGAAGCAAAGCCAAAGACACATCCCGTGTAA